The following are encoded in a window of Pyxidicoccus trucidator genomic DNA:
- a CDS encoding MarR family winged helix-turn-helix transcriptional regulator: protein MRRPDDKPALRVQRLAADSDGELEHDLTEEGGPAEEGLPPEVDEDTSTPESRKLHELIIQLGRYRSLRDPLHGICEDNQLTPTQIHALMWLGNDGPTHVGVLAQRIGITKKTITGVVDRLEHMNLVERGRDAEDRRAVVARLTDKGQALFHRISRSVDQGLRRVLDLLEPEDRESLFGLLERVLQRLGRSTAQAV from the coding sequence ATGCGGCGGCCGGACGACAAGCCGGCCCTGCGCGTGCAGCGGCTCGCCGCCGACAGCGACGGCGAGCTGGAGCATGACCTCACCGAGGAGGGCGGCCCGGCGGAAGAGGGCCTCCCTCCCGAGGTGGACGAGGACACGTCCACCCCGGAGTCCCGGAAGCTGCATGAGCTCATCATCCAGCTCGGGCGGTACCGCTCGCTGAGGGATCCGCTCCACGGCATCTGCGAGGACAATCAGCTCACCCCCACGCAGATCCACGCGTTGATGTGGCTGGGGAACGACGGCCCGACGCACGTGGGCGTGCTGGCGCAGCGCATCGGCATCACGAAGAAGACGATTACGGGCGTGGTGGACCGGCTGGAGCACATGAACCTGGTGGAGCGCGGCAGGGACGCCGAGGACCGGCGCGCTGTCGTCGCCCGCCTGACGGACAAGGGCCAGGCGCTGTTCCACCGCATCAGCCGCAGCGTGGACCAGGGGCTGCGGCGCGTGCTGGACCTGCTGGAGCCCGAGGACCGGGAGTCGCTGTTCGGACTGCTGGAGCGGGTGCTGCAGCGGCTGGGTCGCAGCACCGCGCAGGCAGTGTGA
- a CDS encoding SCP2 sterol-binding domain-containing protein: MTAQDIIETEIPNVLKQKPELAKEINAIIHFDISGDGGGKWTVDLTKPDNWVTKGAEGTPKMTVAVSNEDFVKIREKKLNAQMAAMQGKLKFKPMDMGLAMKLAKLLA, encoded by the coding sequence GTGACCGCGCAGGACATTATCGAGACCGAAATCCCCAACGTGCTCAAGCAGAAGCCTGAGCTGGCCAAGGAGATCAACGCGATCATCCACTTCGACATCTCCGGCGACGGCGGCGGCAAGTGGACGGTGGACCTGACGAAGCCGGACAACTGGGTCACCAAGGGCGCCGAGGGCACGCCGAAGATGACCGTTGCGGTGAGCAACGAGGACTTCGTGAAGATCCGCGAGAAGAAGCTCAACGCGCAGATGGCCGCCATGCAGGGCAAGCTGAAGTTCAAGCCCATGGACATGGGCCTTGCGATGAAGCTGGCGAAGCTGCTGGCGTAG
- a CDS encoding sensor histidine kinase: MGAGSTPVAPGLVLLPRQGSPRLLGRTLLEHLGLEELPSAATSMQALLAAAGFRRRSRDGGVWEREGRAVVAGETALEDGARLLWTFPVPWDEDSVREHVRYLGLASHDLRGSLANIRSYAALLLNGRSPLDAKVKRGLETILRNADRSLSFAQDFFDASRADLGSLPCEPERQSLLPLLDAAVERQRATATAANVTLVLDVDPQAGLPDVAVDGARIQHAVESFIQYQLLRAQAGEVIHLRVRPSPPHVRVEVRREGVPLSDDDASAVFLREERAFREKKLEDPLRIYLARQEVEAHGGGVGVETDRAGSTLFLTLFLAPSAELGPPASMQA; the protein is encoded by the coding sequence ATGGGAGCAGGCAGCACCCCGGTGGCACCCGGTCTCGTCCTCCTCCCCCGCCAGGGGAGCCCTCGCCTGCTAGGCCGCACGCTGCTCGAGCACCTGGGCCTGGAGGAGCTGCCCTCCGCCGCGACGTCGATGCAGGCGCTGCTCGCCGCCGCCGGCTTCCGGCGACGCTCGCGGGACGGGGGCGTCTGGGAGCGGGAGGGCCGCGCGGTGGTGGCGGGCGAGACGGCGCTGGAGGACGGGGCGCGGCTGCTGTGGACCTTCCCGGTGCCCTGGGACGAGGACTCGGTGCGCGAGCACGTGCGGTACCTGGGCCTGGCGTCACATGACTTGCGCGGCTCGCTGGCCAACATCCGCTCGTACGCCGCGCTGCTGCTCAACGGGCGCTCGCCCCTGGATGCCAAGGTGAAGCGCGGGCTGGAGACCATCCTCCGCAACGCGGACCGCTCGCTGTCCTTCGCCCAGGACTTCTTCGACGCCAGCCGCGCGGACCTGGGCTCGCTCCCCTGTGAGCCGGAGCGGCAGTCGCTCCTGCCGCTGCTGGACGCGGCGGTGGAGCGTCAGCGCGCGACGGCCACGGCGGCCAACGTCACGCTGGTGCTGGACGTGGACCCCCAGGCGGGCCTGCCGGACGTGGCCGTGGACGGGGCCCGCATCCAGCATGCGGTGGAGTCCTTCATCCAGTACCAGCTCCTGCGCGCCCAGGCCGGCGAGGTCATCCACCTGCGCGTGCGCCCCTCACCGCCCCACGTGAGGGTGGAGGTGCGGCGCGAGGGGGTGCCCCTCTCCGACGATGACGCCTCGGCCGTCTTCCTGCGCGAGGAGCGCGCCTTCCGCGAGAAGAAGCTGGAGGACCCGCTGCGCATCTACCTCGCCCGGCAGGAGGTGGAGGCCCACGGCGGCGGTGTGGGCGTGGAGACGGACCGCGCCGGTAGCACCCTCTTCCTCACACTCTTCCTGGCCCCCTCGGCGGAGCTTGGTCCTCCAGCGAGCATGCAGGCCTAG
- a CDS encoding AMP-dependent synthetase/ligase has protein sequence MRAENQMAAPAPAAGGSQDGNLVQLLVQNARNASKVGVTHKKDGRWQDVTWVQVLEEVKALSEALVAQGIRPGDRVALFGNTSVQWIICDLAISAAQAITVPIYSSNTPDECRYIINHSETSFLFIDNDEKDAKQAGRLTRIRQKLAEMPSLRKVVLFDGAVAGGVEMSLADLMAQGRSEVQARPAAFDERVAAIKMDDTNSLIYTSGTTGEPKGVILTHSNWAYEAKASQSVGMMEPTDSVMLFLPLAHVFAQVVKAAWLSMGYRLIIAESVDKLLANLVETKPTVLPSVPRVFEKVYNNVVSNGSSAPGLKGKLFRWAFKLFDEYVEARNQGREYNTLAFGLAKKLVFAKVRAAISEKLGGNMRLFISGGAPLSSKIGYFFDLLGLKVLEGYGLTETSAGTTVNRENKIKIGTVGAPMPGTELKIAPDGEILIRGPGVMKGYYKNPAATAEAINPEGWFFTGDIGELDADNYLRITDRKKDIIVTAGGKNVAPQNIENLLKTHPIISQAMVYGDKRPYLVTLITVSEEGARKLLQEKGAPVGTYAENAKRPEVHAAVKAALDSVNGEMPPYSTVKRFSVLEADFSQETGELTPKLSVKRKVCSAKYKPQIDSMYEGAAVID, from the coding sequence ATGAGAGCAGAGAATCAGATGGCAGCTCCGGCTCCCGCGGCCGGGGGGTCGCAAGATGGGAACCTCGTCCAGTTGCTCGTACAGAACGCGCGCAACGCCTCCAAGGTGGGCGTCACGCACAAGAAGGACGGGCGCTGGCAGGACGTGACCTGGGTGCAGGTCCTGGAGGAGGTCAAGGCCCTCTCCGAGGCCCTGGTGGCCCAGGGCATCCGGCCCGGAGACCGGGTGGCCCTCTTCGGGAACACCAGCGTCCAGTGGATCATCTGTGACCTCGCCATCAGCGCGGCGCAGGCCATTACGGTGCCCATCTACTCGTCCAACACCCCGGACGAGTGTCGCTACATCATCAACCACTCCGAGACGTCGTTCCTCTTCATCGACAACGATGAGAAGGACGCCAAGCAGGCCGGCCGGTTGACGCGCATCCGCCAGAAGCTGGCGGAGATGCCCAGCCTGCGCAAGGTGGTCCTCTTCGACGGCGCCGTCGCGGGTGGCGTGGAGATGTCGCTCGCCGACCTGATGGCGCAGGGCCGCTCCGAGGTCCAGGCGCGCCCCGCCGCCTTCGACGAGCGCGTGGCCGCCATCAAGATGGATGACACCAACTCGCTCATCTACACCTCGGGCACCACGGGCGAGCCCAAGGGCGTCATCCTCACCCACAGCAACTGGGCGTACGAGGCCAAGGCCTCCCAGTCGGTGGGCATGATGGAGCCCACCGACTCGGTGATGCTCTTCCTGCCGCTGGCGCACGTGTTCGCGCAGGTGGTCAAGGCGGCCTGGCTGTCCATGGGCTACCGGCTCATCATCGCCGAGTCGGTGGACAAGCTCCTCGCCAACCTGGTGGAGACGAAGCCCACCGTGCTGCCCTCGGTGCCGCGCGTCTTCGAGAAGGTCTACAACAACGTCGTGTCCAACGGCTCCTCGGCGCCGGGCCTCAAGGGCAAGCTGTTCCGCTGGGCCTTCAAGCTCTTCGACGAGTACGTCGAGGCGCGCAACCAGGGCCGCGAGTACAACACCCTGGCCTTCGGCCTCGCGAAGAAGCTGGTGTTCGCCAAGGTGCGGGCCGCCATCAGCGAGAAGCTGGGCGGCAACATGCGCCTGTTCATCTCCGGTGGCGCGCCGCTGTCCTCGAAGATTGGCTACTTCTTCGACCTGCTGGGCCTGAAGGTGCTCGAGGGCTACGGCCTGACGGAGACGTCCGCCGGCACCACCGTCAATCGCGAGAACAAGATCAAGATTGGCACCGTGGGCGCCCCCATGCCGGGCACGGAGCTGAAGATTGCCCCGGACGGGGAAATCCTCATCCGCGGTCCGGGTGTGATGAAGGGGTACTACAAGAACCCCGCCGCCACGGCCGAGGCCATCAACCCCGAGGGCTGGTTCTTCACGGGTGACATCGGCGAGCTGGACGCGGACAACTACCTGCGCATCACCGACCGCAAGAAGGACATCATCGTCACGGCGGGCGGGAAGAACGTGGCGCCGCAGAACATCGAGAACCTGCTCAAGACGCACCCCATCATCAGCCAGGCCATGGTGTACGGCGACAAGCGCCCGTACCTCGTGACGCTCATCACCGTCTCTGAAGAGGGCGCGCGCAAGCTCCTCCAGGAGAAGGGCGCCCCGGTCGGCACCTACGCGGAGAACGCGAAGCGGCCCGAGGTGCACGCGGCGGTGAAGGCGGCCCTGGACTCCGTCAACGGCGAGATGCCGCCGTACTCCACCGTGAAGCGCTTCTCGGTGCTGGAGGCGGACTTCTCGCAGGAGACGGGTGAGCTGACGCCCAAGCTCAGCGTGAAGCGCAAGGTCTGCAGCGCCAAGTACAAGCCGCAGATCGACTCCATGTACGAAGGCGCCGCCGTCATCGACTGA
- a CDS encoding efflux RND transporter periplasmic adaptor subunit, whose product MWMAAVLATVVTTGCAKGSDKPPLPAEQGPAALGVKAITPATELSANVTRVTGQVRSKQEATLSAQATGTIAKMHVKVGDKVKKGQSLAVLDTSNVAIGVEQARAVKAAADATLQLATSNLERVRKVAEGGGVAAASLDQAEIGQKQAAAQAAQAGAAVKMAEENLRDMAIIAPFDGVITARTKNIGDTVAMMPPTPVFTLVDTTGLEVRALVPESVVDKVKQGSRTQGTVSPSGMRFEVQVATVGAVVDATNRTVEVLADVVGETASPLRPGALVELDFSSAGESDDKGVFLPAQAVNAKGQQGFVWVVQDGTVRKRDVRVERVLPGYVRVLQGLAAEERVLADSSLDVKEGTAVRVVQ is encoded by the coding sequence ATGTGGATGGCCGCGGTACTGGCGACGGTGGTGACGACGGGCTGCGCCAAGGGCAGCGACAAGCCGCCCCTTCCGGCGGAGCAGGGCCCGGCGGCGCTGGGTGTGAAGGCGATTACCCCGGCGACGGAGCTGAGCGCCAACGTCACGCGCGTGACGGGTCAGGTGCGCTCCAAGCAGGAGGCCACGCTGAGCGCGCAGGCCACCGGCACCATCGCGAAGATGCACGTGAAGGTGGGCGACAAGGTGAAGAAGGGCCAGTCGCTGGCGGTGCTCGACACCTCCAACGTCGCCATCGGCGTGGAGCAGGCGCGCGCGGTGAAGGCCGCCGCGGACGCGACGCTGCAGCTGGCCACGTCCAACCTGGAGCGCGTGCGCAAGGTCGCCGAGGGCGGCGGCGTGGCCGCGGCCAGCCTGGACCAGGCGGAGATCGGCCAGAAGCAGGCTGCCGCTCAGGCCGCCCAGGCCGGCGCCGCGGTGAAGATGGCGGAGGAGAACCTCCGGGACATGGCCATCATCGCCCCCTTCGACGGCGTCATCACCGCGCGCACGAAGAACATCGGCGACACGGTGGCGATGATGCCGCCCACGCCCGTCTTCACCCTGGTGGACACGACGGGCCTGGAGGTGCGCGCGCTGGTGCCGGAGTCCGTGGTGGACAAGGTGAAGCAGGGCTCGCGCACGCAGGGCACGGTGAGCCCCAGCGGCATGCGCTTCGAGGTGCAGGTGGCCACGGTGGGCGCGGTGGTGGACGCCACCAACCGCACCGTGGAGGTGCTGGCGGACGTGGTGGGCGAGACGGCCTCGCCGCTGCGCCCCGGCGCCCTGGTGGAGCTGGACTTCTCCTCCGCGGGTGAGTCCGACGACAAGGGCGTCTTCCTGCCTGCCCAGGCGGTCAACGCCAAGGGCCAGCAGGGCTTCGTGTGGGTGGTGCAGGACGGCACGGTGCGCAAGCGCGACGTGCGCGTCGAGCGCGTGCTGCCCGGTTATGTCCGTGTGCTCCAGGGACTGGCGGCTGAAGAGCGCGTGCTCGCCGACTCCTCCCTGGACGTGAAGGAGGGCACGGCCGTCCGCGTGGTGCAGTGA
- a CDS encoding CaiB/BaiF CoA transferase family protein, translating into MSSLPLTGLRVLDLSRLLPGPYATLVLADLGASVDKLEEPDGGDYVRQMPPLRDDVSALFYGLNRNKRSVTLNLKTPEGREALKRLVRHYDVLVESFRPGVMDKLGVGEAVLRAENPRLIYCAISGYGQTGPDRLKAGHDLNYVARAGLLGYGGEAGGAPAFPGVQMGDIGGGSLFALVGILAALHERERTGKGRLVDVSMTDGALAFLHMHLAARLFMGPEGGPLQRGREALNGGYACYGLYRTADDRWLAVGALEPKFFSGVCERLGRMDLMEDAYAPGEAGARVKAELTRLFAEHPLAYWKERFAGSDLCIEPVADGDEVLEDAQLRARGLFVEAEDTRLGRKVTHLLTPLRMGDTPLREPPALGQHSREVLSEAGFSAEELKRLGH; encoded by the coding sequence ATGTCGTCGCTTCCGCTCACCGGCCTGCGCGTGCTGGATTTGTCGCGCCTGCTGCCCGGGCCCTACGCCACGCTGGTGCTGGCGGACCTGGGCGCCTCCGTGGACAAGCTGGAGGAGCCCGACGGCGGGGACTACGTGCGGCAGATGCCGCCCCTGCGCGACGACGTCAGCGCGCTCTTCTACGGCCTCAACCGGAACAAGCGCTCGGTGACGCTGAACCTCAAGACGCCCGAGGGGCGCGAGGCGCTGAAGCGGCTGGTGCGCCACTACGACGTGCTGGTGGAGAGCTTCCGGCCGGGTGTCATGGACAAGCTGGGCGTGGGCGAGGCGGTGCTGCGGGCGGAGAACCCGCGCCTCATCTACTGCGCCATCTCCGGTTACGGGCAGACGGGGCCGGACCGGCTGAAGGCGGGGCACGACTTGAACTACGTGGCGCGCGCGGGGCTGCTCGGGTACGGCGGCGAGGCGGGTGGGGCGCCGGCCTTCCCGGGCGTGCAGATGGGCGACATCGGTGGGGGCAGCCTCTTCGCGCTGGTGGGCATCCTCGCCGCGCTGCACGAGCGCGAGCGGACGGGGAAGGGGCGCCTGGTGGACGTGTCGATGACGGACGGGGCGCTGGCCTTCCTGCACATGCACCTGGCGGCGCGGCTCTTCATGGGCCCGGAGGGTGGGCCGCTCCAGCGAGGGCGCGAGGCGCTCAATGGCGGGTACGCGTGCTACGGCCTCTACCGCACGGCGGATGACCGGTGGCTGGCGGTGGGGGCGCTGGAGCCCAAGTTCTTCTCGGGGGTGTGTGAGCGGCTGGGGCGGATGGACCTGATGGAGGACGCCTACGCGCCGGGCGAGGCGGGCGCGCGGGTGAAGGCGGAGCTGACGCGCCTGTTCGCGGAGCACCCGCTGGCGTACTGGAAGGAGCGCTTCGCGGGCTCGGACCTGTGCATCGAGCCGGTGGCGGACGGGGACGAGGTGCTGGAAGACGCGCAGCTCCGCGCGCGGGGGCTCTTCGTGGAGGCTGAGGACACGCGCCTGGGCCGCAAGGTGACGCACCTGCTGACGCCGCTGCGGATGGGCGACACGCCGCTGCGCGAGCCGCCCGCGCTGGGCCAGCACTCGCGGGAGGTGCTCTCCGAGGCCGGCTTCAGCGCCGAGGAGCTGAAGCGCCTGGGGCACTGA
- a CDS encoding twin-arginine translocase TatA/TatE family subunit produces the protein MGLKGMEILLIMAVLLLLFGATRLPQLGSSLGSAIRNFKRGFGGEGEETGAPGEKKAGGTLASSSGVEKDVSKAQTPSHHG, from the coding sequence ATGGGTTTGAAGGGAATGGAGATCCTGCTGATCATGGCGGTGCTGCTGCTCCTGTTCGGGGCCACGCGGCTGCCGCAGCTCGGCTCGTCCCTGGGCAGCGCGATTCGCAACTTCAAGCGCGGCTTCGGCGGCGAGGGCGAGGAGACCGGCGCCCCCGGTGAGAAGAAGGCCGGCGGCACGCTCGCCAGCAGCAGCGGCGTGGAGAAGGACGTCTCCAAGGCGCAGACGCCCAGCCACCACGGCTGA
- a CDS encoding response regulator, with translation MVLVVDDDPDILEALSEILEAEGFEIRRARNGKEALERLEPEPPNLILLDLMMPVMDGWEFAQRMRQRPPTIASIPIIVLSADRNVGSKAADIGAVGHLAKPFELNDLLDMVRRSLNPAAASTSA, from the coding sequence GTGGTTCTGGTCGTCGACGACGACCCGGACATCCTGGAGGCGCTCTCGGAGATTCTGGAGGCCGAGGGCTTCGAGATTCGCCGCGCGCGGAACGGCAAGGAGGCCCTGGAGCGACTCGAGCCCGAGCCGCCCAACCTCATCCTCCTGGACCTGATGATGCCCGTCATGGACGGCTGGGAGTTCGCCCAGCGCATGCGGCAGCGTCCTCCGACCATTGCGAGCATCCCCATCATCGTCCTCAGCGCGGACCGCAACGTGGGCAGCAAGGCCGCGGACATCGGCGCGGTGGGCCACCTGGCCAAGCCCTTCGAGCTCAATGACCTGCTGGACATGGTGCGCCGCTCGCTGAACCCCGCCGCCGCCTCCACCAGCGCCTGA
- a CDS encoding efflux RND transporter permease subunit: MSPLKTFITRPIFTAMLMLAVVVFGVNAYPKIGVDQFPDVDFPIVTVTTVLPGADPETIEKNVSDPLEEALNTLNGVDQLRSINLESVSQIIVRFDLDTNVDVASQDVRDRVQASLRNLPTEIETPVVEKFDIGAAPIMTLSLSGALPIEELTRTAEDIIKPALQRQGGVGSIDVIGGREREIQLVVDPERLRGFGLAISDVSQAVRAQNLDVPGGRTMDSGRERVVRLTSEVKSVDELRNLIIASPNGAPVRVRDVADVVDGPEEARSGAKYGDRSAVALVVRKQSGANTVQVAGLIKESLGELNSLLPEGVKVEMVTDNAKFIRSSIAAVQFDLVLGGFLAVLIVLVFLRNLNSTLVAAVALPVSVVGTFAVMAALGFTFNVVTMLALTLSIGLLIDDAIVVIENIVRHLEEGKTPMQAALEGTGQIALAVLAVTLAIVAVFIPVAFMDGMMGMFFYEFGVTVAVAVLISYAVSMTLTPMLSSRMLRHHGSPTGVSAVVEKVLVATESGYRNILAAILRRRALTLVVAVAVLFMTFGMARFLKFTFIPEQDNGNIKLAVELPIGSTLQETQVELDLLSAQVGALPGISSTFSTAGGGVQEEVHKGEIIVNLVPLKDRSFGQGELKTYLRKVIHPRQGVNVTVQDIAGVSGGGARTQAVQFNLRGDNWQELVASAEKVRQEMLKNPGLVDVDQTYRSGKPQYDVQVDRERAASLGVPAASLGSTLRAFLGRDKFADYREGGETYEVKLSLPTETLASADALGKLTVRAPNGQLVELRNLAKITPADGPVQIDREAQKRQITVLANLASGYALSDAITFLNGYAAKELPKTVIYDFEGNAKEMGKSVAAFGSALLLGIILIYMILAAQFESVIHPFTIMMSLPFALIGAIGALLITGQAMSMFALIGIIMLMGLVVKNGILLVDFTLQLREQGKTATEALLEAAPVRLRPILMTTIAMIAGMIPVAMARGDGAETRAPMAITIIGGLVTSTFLTLGVVPVVYSLMDQLTEKFKRRRGPGLASGTGTPHAVGPHGESQPGVAAAARVETA; encoded by the coding sequence ATGAGCCCGCTTAAGACCTTCATTACCCGCCCCATCTTCACCGCCATGCTGATGCTCGCGGTGGTGGTGTTCGGCGTGAACGCCTACCCGAAAATCGGCGTGGACCAGTTCCCCGACGTGGACTTCCCCATCGTCACGGTGACGACGGTGCTCCCGGGCGCAGACCCGGAGACCATCGAGAAGAACGTCAGCGACCCGCTGGAGGAGGCACTCAACACGCTCAACGGCGTGGACCAGCTGCGCTCCATCAACCTGGAGAGCGTGTCGCAGATCATCGTCCGCTTCGACCTGGACACCAACGTCGACGTGGCCTCGCAGGACGTGCGGGATCGCGTGCAGGCCAGCCTGCGCAACCTCCCGACGGAGATTGAGACGCCCGTCGTGGAGAAGTTCGACATCGGCGCGGCGCCCATCATGACGCTGTCGCTGTCCGGCGCGCTGCCTATCGAGGAGCTGACGCGGACGGCCGAGGACATCATCAAGCCGGCGCTGCAGCGTCAGGGCGGCGTCGGCAGCATCGACGTCATCGGTGGCCGCGAGCGGGAAATCCAGCTCGTGGTGGACCCGGAGCGGCTGCGCGGCTTCGGGCTGGCCATCAGCGACGTGAGCCAGGCGGTGCGCGCCCAGAACCTGGACGTGCCGGGTGGCCGCACCATGGACAGCGGCCGCGAGCGCGTGGTGCGCCTGACGTCCGAGGTGAAGAGCGTGGATGAGCTGCGCAACCTCATCATCGCCAGCCCCAACGGCGCCCCGGTGCGCGTGCGCGACGTGGCGGACGTGGTGGATGGACCGGAGGAGGCCCGCTCGGGCGCCAAGTACGGTGACCGCAGCGCGGTGGCGCTGGTGGTGCGCAAGCAGTCCGGCGCCAACACGGTGCAGGTCGCGGGGCTCATCAAGGAGTCGCTGGGCGAGCTCAACAGCCTGCTTCCCGAGGGCGTCAAGGTGGAGATGGTGACGGACAACGCGAAGTTCATCCGCTCGTCCATCGCCGCGGTGCAGTTCGACCTGGTGCTGGGCGGCTTCCTCGCGGTGCTCATCGTGCTGGTGTTCCTGCGCAACCTGAACTCCACGCTGGTGGCGGCCGTCGCCCTGCCGGTGTCGGTGGTCGGGACGTTCGCCGTCATGGCGGCGCTGGGCTTCACCTTCAACGTCGTGACGATGCTGGCGCTGACGCTGTCCATCGGCCTGCTCATCGACGACGCCATCGTGGTCATCGAGAACATCGTCCGTCACCTGGAAGAGGGAAAGACGCCCATGCAGGCGGCGCTGGAGGGCACGGGCCAGATTGCCCTGGCGGTGCTCGCGGTGACGCTGGCCATCGTCGCGGTGTTCATCCCCGTGGCCTTCATGGACGGCATGATGGGCATGTTCTTCTACGAGTTCGGCGTCACGGTGGCGGTGGCGGTGCTCATCTCCTACGCCGTGTCCATGACGCTCACGCCCATGCTGTCCTCGCGCATGCTGCGCCACCACGGCTCGCCCACGGGCGTGTCCGCGGTGGTGGAGAAGGTGCTGGTGGCCACGGAGTCCGGCTACCGCAATATCCTGGCGGCCATCCTCCGGCGCCGGGCGCTGACGCTGGTGGTGGCGGTGGCGGTGCTGTTCATGACGTTCGGCATGGCGCGCTTCCTGAAGTTCACCTTCATTCCCGAGCAGGACAACGGCAACATCAAGCTGGCGGTGGAGCTGCCCATCGGCTCGACGCTGCAGGAGACGCAGGTGGAGCTGGACCTGCTGTCCGCGCAGGTCGGCGCGCTGCCCGGCATCTCCTCCACCTTCTCCACGGCCGGCGGTGGCGTGCAGGAGGAGGTCCACAAGGGTGAAATCATCGTCAACCTGGTGCCGCTCAAGGACCGCAGCTTCGGCCAGGGCGAGCTGAAGACGTACCTGCGCAAGGTCATCCACCCGCGCCAGGGCGTCAACGTCACGGTGCAGGACATCGCCGGTGTGTCCGGTGGTGGCGCGCGCACGCAGGCGGTGCAGTTCAACCTGCGCGGCGACAACTGGCAGGAGCTGGTGGCGTCCGCGGAGAAGGTGCGCCAGGAGATGCTGAAGAACCCGGGCCTGGTGGACGTGGACCAGACGTACCGCTCAGGCAAGCCGCAGTACGACGTGCAGGTGGACCGCGAGCGCGCGGCCAGCCTGGGCGTGCCGGCCGCGTCGCTGGGCAGCACGCTGCGCGCCTTCCTGGGCCGCGACAAGTTCGCGGACTACCGCGAGGGCGGCGAGACGTACGAGGTGAAGCTGAGCCTGCCGACGGAGACGCTGGCCTCCGCGGACGCGCTGGGCAAGCTCACCGTGCGCGCTCCCAACGGGCAGCTCGTGGAGCTGCGCAACCTGGCGAAGATCACCCCCGCGGATGGCCCGGTGCAGATCGACCGCGAGGCGCAGAAGCGGCAGATCACCGTCCTGGCCAACCTGGCCAGCGGCTACGCGCTGAGCGACGCGATTACGTTCCTCAACGGCTACGCGGCGAAGGAGCTGCCCAAGACGGTCATCTACGACTTCGAGGGCAACGCGAAGGAGATGGGCAAGTCGGTGGCGGCGTTCGGCTCGGCGCTGCTGCTGGGAATCATCCTCATCTACATGATTCTGGCGGCGCAGTTCGAGAGCGTCATCCACCCCTTCACCATCATGATGTCGCTGCCCTTCGCGCTCATCGGAGCCATCGGCGCGCTGCTCATCACCGGGCAGGCCATGTCGATGTTCGCGCTCATCGGCATCATCATGCTCATGGGTCTGGTGGTGAAGAACGGCATCCTCCTGGTGGACTTCACCCTGCAGCTGCGCGAGCAGGGGAAGACGGCCACGGAGGCCCTGCTGGAAGCCGCTCCGGTGCGTCTGCGGCCCATCCTGATGACCACCATCGCGATGATCGCCGGCATGATTCCGGTGGCGATGGCCCGCGGCGACGGCGCGGAGACGCGCGCGCCCATGGCCATCACCATCATCGGCGGCCTCGTCACCTCCACGTTCCTCACGCTGGGCGTGGTGCCGGTGGTGTACTCGCTGATGGATCAGCTGACGGAGAAGTTCAAGCGCCGCCGGGGTCCGGGCCTTGCCTCGGGCACGGGGACGCCGCATGCGGTGGGCCCGCATGGTGAGTCCCAGCCGGGGGTCGCCGCGGCGGCCCGGGTGGAGACCGCCTGA